A region from the Nostoc punctiforme PCC 73102 genome encodes:
- a CDS encoding SAV_2336 N-terminal domain-related protein, which yields MIERVIGAFQNLGFDLTDTEIADILWLAVQMRSSQSSSVSETQQQNSASTQKTVSASPQLPLEQNINFSKSINKTEANANVYPQSSQDNNETSSGLPIKVPTAQALRNKLEISRSLKPLKRRVPSRNEFILDEIATAERIAEEKLLLPVMCPARDRWLEVALVIDEGTSMFLWQQTIKEFKQLLERHGAFRDVRTWGLFTDKDSKVWLRPRTGNLSRQKRLHNPRELIDPNGRRLFIIISDCVSPAWYNGAVTKTLAAWANTSPTTIIQVLPEWLWERSTLGLAESILLRSLAPGVPNQQLIMTALDLLNESDVVNKLKIPVVTLEPESLKNWTRMVAGAGEVQTKGFLLALDGEILDVSSESTENSNIELTAKQRLQRFRLTASPMARKLAGLLAAVPISLPIVRLIQQTMLQKSSQVHVAEVLLAGILKPLSLVNDNVDTDKIQFDFIEGIRDLLLDAVPLTESTEVLRRLSEYLAQRAGLSVDEFTAMLVNPALAVDSSSSSIFIRPFAQITAKVLRRLGGKYTELAKELEPSYQELSQDNISIQEIIKTLNDKDTDVRKIAASAIDKLPPELLPEKQQELRTTVEKRTEEEVNAFYHDKEIYMNNADKQIRILHLSDIHLVTTAQAQRYFTQLATDLTQNLNVKQLNYLVISGDIANRSTQEEYDAAFELVDKLVKRYGLDPSRIVIVPGNHDLNWELSETAYTFVPKRKLPNPLPQGKYIDAGSAGALICDESEYKKRFEYFSDRFYKKIYNKPYPQEYDQQAIIHFCPEDKILFLGLNSCWEIDHEYRNRAGIHPNAISSALDQILTGNYDGWLKIAVWHHPVNGAESMKNTAFLEQLAVNDFQVGIHGHIHEAKDENFQYDTRRGIKIIAAGTFGAPAKEQVTGIPLQYNLLTLDPESGVMTVETRKKEKADGAWSADARWSDKNNPVPRYDIKLRYGTFKKEDQLIISNSNVQFSQRTFFAIRHHSFELLTGLISKEDLPHNIRDYKIQHIEFDQSSFYIGGICDPSSAVKQNDKFINGFLKLFKANSEGKIGYYGIVHIPLQFCVGYAFSTWPKVFLFELDRNTNCWYQLASSDSPEIELNVIISRVKNPVAVAIRIAISFDILKSDVDDVLSQPYEDILIQIGKRRIDAISHYSQVNKICQAFRQVLDDLHNRLDKSLVVHIFYTGPVSLGFSLGRRISRTIHHQVIVYNYTAHTQPRYAWGIKINGSNSPESRVVWTTPIISNAQE from the coding sequence ATGATTGAAAGGGTAATTGGTGCTTTTCAAAACCTGGGGTTTGATTTAACCGATACCGAAATTGCAGATATCCTCTGGTTGGCTGTGCAAATGCGTAGCTCTCAGTCCTCATCTGTATCTGAAACGCAACAACAAAACTCTGCATCTACTCAAAAAACAGTCTCAGCTTCACCCCAATTACCGTTAGAGCAAAATATAAATTTCTCAAAATCTATCAATAAAACTGAAGCTAATGCTAATGTATATCCTCAATCTTCGCAGGATAACAACGAAACCTCAAGCGGTTTACCCATTAAAGTTCCTACCGCTCAAGCATTACGAAACAAATTAGAAATATCCCGCTCCCTCAAACCTTTAAAACGTCGAGTTCCCTCCAGAAATGAATTTATCCTCGACGAAATCGCTACCGCAGAACGCATTGCTGAAGAAAAGCTTTTATTACCCGTAATGTGTCCCGCACGCGATCGCTGGCTAGAAGTGGCTTTGGTGATAGACGAGGGAACATCGATGTTCCTCTGGCAGCAAACCATTAAGGAATTTAAGCAACTACTGGAAAGACATGGTGCTTTTCGAGACGTGCGAACTTGGGGATTATTTACCGATAAAGATAGCAAAGTTTGGCTGCGTCCCAGAACTGGCAACCTATCTCGGCAAAAAAGGTTACACAACCCCAGAGAACTAATTGATCCCAACGGTCGGCGGCTGTTTATAATTATCAGCGATTGCGTTTCCCCAGCTTGGTATAACGGTGCTGTTACCAAAACTTTAGCAGCTTGGGCTAATACTAGCCCAACAACGATAATTCAAGTATTACCTGAGTGGCTGTGGGAAAGAAGCACTTTGGGTCTTGCCGAGTCAATTTTACTACGCAGTTTGGCTCCTGGAGTCCCCAACCAACAGTTAATCATGACAGCGTTGGATTTGCTTAATGAAAGCGATGTTGTAAACAAGCTAAAAATCCCTGTAGTGACGCTAGAACCAGAATCGCTGAAAAATTGGACGCGGATGGTTGCAGGTGCGGGAGAGGTGCAAACCAAAGGTTTTTTGCTTGCACTGGATGGAGAAATACTTGATGTTAGTAGCGAATCAACAGAAAATTCCAACATCGAGCTTACAGCCAAACAACGTTTGCAACGCTTTCGCCTCACTGCTTCGCCAATGGCAAGGAAACTGGCAGGACTTTTGGCTGCTGTCCCAATTAGTTTACCAATTGTAAGATTGATACAGCAGACAATGCTACAGAAGTCGAGCCAAGTTCATGTAGCTGAGGTATTGTTAGCTGGCATCTTAAAACCTTTATCGCTAGTCAATGATAATGTAGATACCGATAAAATTCAATTTGATTTTATTGAGGGTATACGAGATTTGCTGCTTGATGCAGTTCCGCTAACAGAATCAACTGAGGTATTGCGTAGGCTTTCGGAGTATTTGGCGCAACGGGCTGGATTATCTGTTGATGAATTCACAGCAATGTTAGTGAATCCAGCGTTGGCTGTAGATAGTTCAAGTAGTAGTATTTTTATTCGTCCTTTTGCTCAAATTACAGCGAAGGTTTTGAGGCGTTTGGGTGGAAAGTATACAGAGTTAGCGAAAGAGTTAGAGCCGTCTTATCAAGAATTATCTCAGGACAATATCTCAATACAAGAAATCATCAAGACTTTAAATGATAAAGATACTGATGTGCGTAAGATTGCCGCATCTGCAATAGACAAACTGCCACCTGAATTGTTACCTGAAAAACAACAGGAACTAAGGACTACAGTAGAAAAACGCACTGAAGAAGAAGTTAACGCATTCTACCATGATAAAGAAATATACATGAACAATGCAGACAAGCAAATACGCATTCTCCATCTATCCGATATTCATTTAGTGACTACAGCGCAAGCACAACGCTACTTTACGCAATTGGCTACCGACCTGACCCAAAATCTTAATGTAAAACAGCTTAACTACTTGGTAATTTCCGGCGATATCGCCAATCGTTCAACACAAGAGGAATACGATGCAGCTTTTGAACTGGTTGATAAACTGGTCAAACGCTACGGGCTTGACCCTAGCCGGATTGTTATAGTTCCTGGAAACCATGACCTCAACTGGGAATTATCAGAAACTGCTTATACTTTCGTTCCGAAGCGCAAACTACCTAATCCCTTACCACAAGGAAAATATATTGATGCAGGTAGTGCAGGCGCATTAATTTGTGATGAGAGTGAGTATAAAAAACGGTTTGAATATTTTAGCGATCGCTTTTATAAAAAAATTTACAATAAACCTTATCCTCAAGAATATGACCAGCAAGCAATTATTCACTTTTGTCCTGAAGATAAAATCCTCTTTTTAGGGCTTAATTCCTGTTGGGAGATTGACCACGAATATAGAAATCGCGCTGGTATTCATCCTAATGCAATCTCCAGTGCGCTTGACCAAATTCTTACAGGAAACTACGACGGCTGGCTGAAAATCGCTGTCTGGCATCATCCAGTTAATGGTGCTGAGTCAATGAAAAATACAGCTTTTCTAGAACAGTTAGCAGTTAATGATTTCCAAGTTGGGATTCACGGACACATCCATGAAGCAAAAGACGAGAATTTTCAGTACGATACACGACGTGGTATCAAAATTATTGCTGCTGGAACTTTTGGCGCACCTGCTAAGGAGCAGGTTACAGGTATACCACTTCAGTACAACTTGCTAACTCTTGACCCAGAAAGCGGAGTGATGACGGTTGAGACACGAAAGAAAGAGAAGGCTGACGGGGCTTGGTCTGCGGATGCTCGTTGGAGCGATAAAAATAATCCAGTGCCAAGGTACGATATCAAATTGCGATATGGAACTTTTAAAAAAGAAGACCAATTAATAATATCTAACTCAAATGTCCAGTTTTCGCAGCGAACATTCTTTGCTATTCGTCACCATTCATTTGAACTGCTAACTGGTCTTATTTCAAAAGAAGATTTACCACATAACATTCGAGATTATAAAATTCAACATATAGAGTTTGATCAGTCATCTTTCTATATAGGTGGCATTTGCGATCCTAGTAGTGCTGTAAAACAAAATGACAAATTTATAAATGGTTTTTTAAAATTATTCAAAGCTAACTCAGAAGGAAAAATCGGTTACTACGGTATTGTTCACATTCCACTTCAGTTCTGTGTAGGTTATGCTTTTTCAACCTGGCCTAAGGTGTTTTTATTTGAGTTAGATCGTAATACAAATTGCTGGTATCAACTTGCAAGTAGCGATAGTCCAGAGATAGAGTTAAATGTTATTATCTCACGAGTAAAAAATCCTGTTGCAGTTGCTATCAGAATTGCCATTTCGTTTGACATCTTAAAGAGTGATGTAGATGATGTATTATCTCAGCCCTATGAAGATATTTTGATTCAAATTGGGAAGCGACGAATTGATGCAATTAGTCATTATAGCCAGGTAAACAAAATCTGCCAAGCTTTTCGACAGGTACTTGATGATTTGCATAACCGTCTTGATAAATCACTTGTCGTGCATATCTTTTACACAGGGCCCGTTAGCCTTGGTTTTAGTCTTGGACGCAGAATCAGTAGAACTATTCATCATCAGGTTATCGTTTACAATTACACAGCCCATACACAACCTCGGTATGCCTGGGGCATAAAGATTAATGGTAGTAATTCCCCTGAATCTAGAGTTGTCTGGACTACTCCAATTATTAGTAATGCTCAGGAATAA
- a CDS encoding nucleotide-binding domain-containing protein, which yields MFMYDISNDLQYFYDHHVRLGGELRQQLAGYRDLNITRLKNGLDDLKKETNCLHPHPYDSKNQGGYAMHTLNKDPNNDNDYDIDIALIFHRDEIPENPLKARQRVRDALYKRCTNFTKEPEARTNAVTVWYAEGYHIDFAIYRTYIDEFGIKRIEHASTEWKRRDPMQINNWFAECVDTFSPKANFILGYYPKVKEGQMRRIVRFLKWFCRSRISWSLPGGMIVSTLIAESGVYKPNGERDDIALYDTMVALHNRLTVSCKVYNPVDKSQELTGKTEILNQVIRLRDNLKVAIDKLEVLFNHSCTREKARSAWDWVFNHQFWVAKESKKVIDFGDVIAIARYNLTIRCDLAKYENGPTYKHYLSGSSILPKGVALKFTVVSTNVPQPYSVRWIVNNEGDEAQEAEQLCWESSDSATTKWTSTAYKGNHRMTCQIEKNGQVMAETIHIVKIKASGNTRNSSSSNRGFG from the coding sequence ATGTTCATGTATGACATATCCAATGATTTACAGTATTTTTATGACCATCATGTTCGTCTTGGAGGAGAACTAAGACAACAGCTTGCTGGCTATCGGGATCTAAATATTACCAGACTTAAAAATGGATTAGACGATCTTAAAAAAGAAACTAATTGTCTACATCCACATCCCTATGATTCTAAGAATCAAGGTGGCTATGCCATGCATACTCTTAATAAAGATCCAAATAATGATAATGACTACGATATTGATATTGCTCTAATTTTTCATAGAGACGAAATACCAGAAAACCCACTCAAAGCACGCCAACGTGTACGTGACGCTTTATATAAACGCTGCACTAATTTTACAAAAGAACCAGAGGCTCGTACTAATGCAGTTACAGTTTGGTATGCAGAAGGCTACCATATTGACTTTGCAATCTACCGTACCTATATAGATGAATTTGGCATAAAACGTATCGAACACGCCAGTACAGAGTGGAAACGCCGAGATCCAATGCAGATTAATAATTGGTTTGCTGAATGTGTTGACACATTCAGCCCAAAAGCCAATTTTATACTTGGGTATTACCCCAAAGTTAAAGAAGGGCAAATGCGTCGTATTGTACGTTTTTTAAAATGGTTTTGCCGTTCCCGAATCTCTTGGAGCTTACCTGGTGGCATGATTGTCTCAACACTAATAGCTGAGTCAGGAGTTTACAAACCGAACGGTGAGCGTGACGATATTGCACTTTACGACACTATGGTAGCTTTACATAATCGGTTAACAGTCTCTTGTAAAGTGTACAATCCAGTTGATAAGTCACAGGAACTAACTGGTAAAACTGAAATATTAAATCAAGTTATTCGGCTTCGGGATAATCTTAAAGTTGCAATTGATAAACTTGAGGTATTATTTAACCATTCATGTACAAGAGAAAAAGCACGTTCGGCTTGGGATTGGGTTTTTAACCATCAATTTTGGGTGGCGAAAGAGAGTAAAAAGGTTATTGACTTTGGCGATGTAATTGCTATAGCAAGATACAATCTAACAATTCGTTGTGATCTCGCCAAATATGAAAATGGGCCGACTTATAAGCACTATTTGAGTGGAAGCTCTATCTTACCGAAAGGTGTTGCACTCAAATTTACTGTCGTGTCAACAAATGTACCACAGCCCTATAGTGTACGATGGATCGTTAATAACGAAGGAGATGAAGCACAAGAGGCAGAACAGCTTTGTTGGGAAAGCAGCGATAGCGCAACCACAAAGTGGACAAGCACAGCCTATAAAGGTAATCACCGCATGACCTGTCAAATCGAAAAGAATGGTCAAGTTATGGCAGAGACAATCCACATTGTAAAAATCAAAGCAAGTGGGAATACTAGAAATTCAAGTAGTTCCAATCGTGGATTTGGCTAA
- a CDS encoding DEAD/DEAH box helicase gives MKLPIKLQDLLQQNESAIVAASTFLSQKLALLDCTGVVTVTSEQLALLFSSIPEDWDFQEFEELLNISTVNPIFYHQLQEWINQRLGNTQAEPPSTNEELANTNDLDIFNFRNEVIDDYRRYIESFLKIRDRKVKEFVDAELDKGQLWTDPLVQLNPSYKKGATAKELVQQQILHPDSEKYFCRKDGTPFTFHYHQKQAFETAQRQQPYVVTTGTGSGKSMTYVVPIFDDLLRHPEILGVRAILVYPMNALINSQKEELDKFLRQVPNTHIRVEKYTGQESLTRKTEIQNNPPHILLTNYVMLELMLSRTHENKLVESPNLKFLVLDELHTYRGRQGADVAILIRKLRQRSKSNDELLCIGTSATMSTVGSREQRRQVVADVASKLFGVEIKPSNVIDETLERSIQRVEPTIEQLCQGILAGLPTELEQTLTEFRNHSLSHWIEMNFGLEEREGHLVRRQPISLETGATKLAEQTQLVEETCLTVLKQMFLWGSKTNGLAFRLHQFISQGGSVYATIENRDKRHLTLEGQYTTTDNRLLYPLVFCRECGQDYYVVRYDADKHIILPQLPTALDISPDDADITEGYLTLDEPELWDTSDEDRLPDSWFSETKKKGRVAKKDFVRFIPRKLQILPNGKVTSSLLQETTCWFIPKPFLTCLNCGVLHDKKRNEFAKLSRLSSEGRSTATTLLCLSTTSRLKQVFTGEKAKAAKILSFTDNRQDASLQAGHFNDFVQTSFLRAALLGAIQAKGKLTHSELASVVVQYMGITQNDYAKQAAEFGVGKRRNEEAFRKLIEYRLYEDLRRGWRIVQPNLEQCGLLIIEYDGLQEACADNNLWQKHRHPLLLQATPQQRFIITQAFLNHLRRELAIDAKLLQPDQKDSLKSEVIQALKEPWVFDENEYLYLATWATISTGGNEKAKVKLTTRSKIGRFLRSPNTWSLRSQLLTDVEFNSLITTLIDALCDAGYLVQEKSEVQLRIDSLLWKATNLKEIPTDPLTSRRLQGNDKPNISVNQFFQGFYQTNALQIQTMEGREHTGQVSNKDRQEREEKFRQGQLAALFCSPTMELGIDISDLSVVHLRNVPPSPANYAQRSGRAGRSGQQALVITYASIGSGHDQYFFKRQNQMVAGVVAPPKLELANQDLIKSHVYSIWLAHTGVYLEDSMNKILDLELENYPLKDSIRQQLTLSQAKLTQCLQAAQSIFSDFFCQEDLQKASWYSVNWLQNTIENALNAFDRACKRWRDLYIESVKQLESARRTIDRFARGDIAQEERNNAEAQAREAQRQIDLLVGHSQGKSNSQFEFYPYRYFAAEGFLPGFNFPRLPVRAFIPAGEGGEFISRPRSMALREFAPNNILYYEGSKFMVAKTKVPVGGIEGEYKRVSVCANCGYYHDGDFRDTCENCGAEIKPDAHGNVAKLTRVLPMETAIARRRERITCDEEERLKYGYNITTHFRYASQKRESAIVQAADGTPLFKLTYGATATIWRINRGLKKNREERGFKLNPTTGVWGDHKNPQAQQTPDSLHTEVNLMVDDTCNILIVEPLNVPVEDREAFIATLQYTLETAIQAVYKLEADELDSERLGEGKYLLFWEAAEGGAGVLSQLLEKPEAFRKIADAAFDICHFTQPKDSCIQACYECLLSYRNQFDHALINRHLIKPWLDLLLESSVITQVKGLSRDQQYQKLLEQTDPNSDFERVVLQEIYQRGYKLPDAAQQFIPEANCKPDFVYEEEAIAVFCDGSVHDSPDQRKQDKIERDNLRYNTGYTVLTLRHDEDWQTKLDILAGL, from the coding sequence ATGAAACTCCCAATTAAACTTCAGGACTTATTACAGCAAAATGAAAGTGCAATTGTAGCAGCCAGCACGTTTCTTAGCCAAAAACTAGCATTGTTAGATTGTACAGGTGTGGTAACTGTCACTTCTGAACAATTAGCTCTGTTATTTTCTAGCATTCCTGAAGATTGGGATTTCCAAGAATTTGAAGAACTTCTCAACATATCTACTGTTAATCCTATTTTCTATCACCAACTGCAAGAATGGATTAATCAGCGATTAGGAAATACTCAAGCCGAACCTCCAAGTACGAATGAAGAATTAGCAAATACTAACGATCTCGATATTTTTAACTTCCGCAACGAGGTAATAGACGACTACCGCCGTTATATAGAAAGCTTTCTCAAAATCCGCGATCGCAAAGTCAAAGAATTTGTAGATGCAGAATTAGACAAGGGACAACTTTGGACTGATCCCTTAGTACAACTCAATCCCAGTTATAAAAAAGGTGCAACAGCCAAAGAATTAGTACAACAGCAAATTCTTCATCCAGACTCTGAGAAATACTTTTGTAGAAAAGACGGTACACCTTTTACTTTTCACTACCACCAAAAGCAAGCATTTGAAACTGCACAACGCCAACAACCTTACGTTGTTACCACAGGAACAGGTTCCGGTAAAAGCATGACTTACGTCGTGCCGATCTTTGATGATTTATTGCGTCATCCCGAAATTTTAGGAGTCAGGGCAATATTGGTTTATCCCATGAATGCCTTGATTAACTCACAAAAAGAAGAACTCGACAAATTTTTACGCCAAGTTCCGAATACTCATATTCGTGTTGAAAAATACACTGGGCAAGAAAGTTTAACCAGGAAAACCGAAATTCAAAACAATCCACCCCATATTTTACTCACCAACTATGTGATGTTAGAGTTAATGCTCTCACGCACTCACGAAAATAAACTGGTAGAGTCTCCCAATTTAAAATTCCTGGTACTGGATGAATTACACACCTATCGGGGACGACAAGGCGCAGATGTTGCTATATTGATCCGCAAACTCCGTCAGCGTAGCAAAAGTAATGACGAATTACTCTGCATTGGTACAAGTGCCACTATGTCAACGGTCGGTTCCCGCGAACAACGCCGTCAGGTTGTGGCAGATGTCGCTAGTAAGTTATTTGGCGTGGAAATTAAACCCAGTAATGTCATTGATGAAACCCTAGAACGTTCTATCCAACGTGTTGAACCCACTATTGAACAACTGTGCCAAGGAATCTTGGCAGGTTTACCAACCGAGTTAGAACAAACACTAACAGAATTCCGAAACCACTCCTTGAGCCACTGGATCGAGATGAACTTCGGTTTAGAAGAAAGAGAAGGGCATCTCGTTCGCCGTCAACCCATCAGCTTAGAAACAGGTGCAACTAAACTTGCCGAACAAACCCAGCTTGTAGAGGAAACTTGTTTAACAGTCCTCAAACAGATGTTCCTTTGGGGAAGCAAAACTAATGGACTTGCCTTTCGCCTACATCAGTTCATTTCTCAAGGGGGAAGCGTTTACGCCACTATTGAAAATCGAGACAAACGCCATTTAACCCTTGAAGGTCAATATACAACCACCGACAACCGCCTACTTTATCCCCTCGTTTTTTGCCGGGAATGCGGACAGGATTACTATGTCGTGCGCTACGATGCCGATAAGCATATTATCCTGCCCCAATTGCCCACTGCATTAGATATTAGTCCTGATGATGCAGATATTACCGAAGGTTATCTTACCCTCGATGAACCAGAACTGTGGGATACAAGCGATGAAGATAGACTTCCTGACTCTTGGTTTAGTGAAACCAAAAAGAAAGGACGGGTTGCCAAAAAAGACTTTGTACGGTTTATTCCTCGCAAACTCCAAATTCTACCTAATGGTAAAGTTACATCCTCCCTGTTGCAAGAAACCACTTGTTGGTTTATTCCCAAACCATTTTTAACCTGTCTCAACTGCGGTGTACTTCATGACAAAAAGCGAAACGAATTTGCTAAACTCTCTCGCCTCAGTAGTGAAGGACGCAGTACCGCTACCACTCTACTTTGTCTTTCTACCACTAGCCGCCTCAAGCAAGTATTTACAGGGGAAAAAGCCAAAGCTGCCAAAATCCTCAGTTTTACCGATAACCGTCAAGATGCGTCTTTACAAGCGGGGCATTTCAATGATTTTGTCCAAACCAGTTTCTTACGGGCTGCACTTTTAGGAGCAATTCAAGCCAAAGGGAAACTCACCCATAGCGAATTAGCTAGTGTAGTCGTCCAATACATGGGAATTACTCAAAACGACTATGCCAAACAAGCAGCAGAATTTGGTGTCGGGAAGCGTCGCAATGAAGAAGCCTTTCGTAAACTGATTGAATATCGTCTTTACGAAGACTTGCGTCGGGGGTGGCGCATTGTTCAACCCAACCTCGAACAGTGTGGACTGTTGATAATTGAATATGACGGACTTCAAGAAGCCTGTGCTGACAACAACCTTTGGCAAAAACACCGCCATCCTCTTTTACTACAAGCTACTCCGCAACAACGTTTCATCATTACCCAAGCATTCCTCAACCATTTGCGACGAGAATTGGCAATTGATGCCAAACTTTTACAGCCAGATCAGAAAGATTCACTCAAAAGCGAAGTCATTCAAGCTCTTAAAGAACCTTGGGTATTCGATGAGAACGAATATTTATACTTAGCAACTTGGGCAACTATTAGCACTGGTGGTAATGAAAAAGCGAAAGTTAAACTTACTACTAGAAGTAAGATTGGACGATTTTTGCGATCGCCAAATACATGGTCGCTCCGCAGCCAACTTTTAACAGATGTAGAGTTCAACAGCTTAATCACTACTTTAATTGATGCTTTGTGTGATGCTGGCTACCTAGTGCAAGAAAAATCTGAGGTACAGCTACGCATAGACTCACTATTATGGAAAGCAACCAATCTCAAGGAAATCCCTACCGATCCCTTAACATCCCGCCGCTTGCAGGGTAACGATAAACCCAATATTTCGGTTAACCAATTTTTCCAAGGTTTTTACCAAACCAACGCCTTGCAAATCCAAACAATGGAAGGGCGAGAACATACCGGACAGGTAAGCAACAAAGACCGTCAAGAACGGGAAGAAAAATTCCGTCAAGGACAATTAGCTGCATTGTTTTGTTCTCCAACAATGGAATTAGGCATCGACATTTCCGACCTTAGCGTTGTCCATCTCCGAAACGTTCCTCCCAGCCCCGCTAATTACGCCCAACGTAGCGGTCGTGCTGGTAGAAGCGGACAGCAAGCTTTAGTCATTACTTATGCTTCCATTGGTAGCGGTCACGATCAATACTTTTTCAAACGACAAAATCAAATGGTTGCTGGGGTAGTTGCTCCACCAAAATTAGAATTGGCCAACCAGGATTTAATTAAATCTCATGTTTACTCGATTTGGCTGGCACATACTGGGGTTTACTTGGAAGATTCCATGAATAAAATCTTGGATTTAGAATTAGAAAACTATCCCCTCAAAGACAGCATTCGCCAACAACTTACCCTGAGCCAAGCCAAATTAACCCAATGTCTGCAAGCTGCCCAATCTATCTTCTCAGACTTTTTCTGCCAAGAGGATCTACAAAAAGCTTCTTGGTATTCTGTAAATTGGTTACAGAATACCATCGAAAATGCTCTGAATGCTTTTGACCGTGCCTGTAAGCGTTGGCGAGATTTATATATAGAGTCAGTTAAACAGTTAGAATCTGCCCGTCGCACTATTGACCGTTTTGCTAGAGGTGATATTGCCCAGGAAGAACGTAACAATGCCGAAGCTCAGGCACGAGAAGCACAACGACAAATTGATTTACTCGTAGGACACAGCCAAGGTAAGAGTAATTCCCAGTTTGAATTTTATCCCTATCGTTACTTTGCTGCCGAAGGGTTTTTACCAGGGTTCAACTTCCCCCGTCTGCCAGTCCGAGCATTTATTCCGGCTGGTGAAGGTGGTGAATTCATCTCTCGCCCTCGCTCAATGGCATTACGGGAATTTGCTCCCAATAATATCCTTTACTACGAAGGTAGTAAATTCATGGTGGCCAAAACAAAAGTTCCCGTTGGGGGCATTGAAGGCGAGTATAAACGGGTGAGTGTCTGCGCTAACTGCGGGTATTACCACGACGGCGATTTTCGTGACACTTGTGAAAACTGCGGTGCAGAAATTAAACCTGATGCTCATGGCAATGTAGCCAAATTGACTCGTGTACTGCCAATGGAAACTGCGATCGCTCGTCGTCGAGAACGCATTACCTGCGATGAAGAGGAACGGCTCAAGTACGGCTACAACATCACCACTCATTTCCGCTACGCTAGCCAAAAGCGGGAATCAGCTATTGTTCAAGCTGCTGACGGTACGCCATTGTTCAAGTTAACCTATGGAGCTACAGCTACCATTTGGCGAATTAATCGGGGACTGAAGAAGAATAGAGAAGAACGAGGATTTAAGCTCAATCCAACAACGGGTGTATGGGGCGACCATAAAAATCCACAGGCTCAACAGACACCCGATAGCTTGCATACCGAAGTGAATTTAATGGTCGATGATACTTGCAATATCTTGATTGTTGAGCCATTAAATGTTCCTGTTGAGGATAGAGAAGCTTTTATTGCCACCCTGCAATACACTTTGGAAACTGCAATTCAAGCCGTTTACAAATTAGAAGCTGATGAACTCGACTCCGAACGACTAGGCGAAGGCAAGTATTTACTGTTCTGGGAAGCTGCTGAAGGTGGTGCAGGTGTACTCTCTCAGCTATTAGAAAAACCAGAGGCATTTAGAAAAATTGCTGATGCAGCTTTCGACATTTGTCATTTTACACAACCTAAAGACAGTTGTATTCAAGCTTGCTATGAATGTTTGCTTTCTTACCGCAATCAATTTGATCATGCACTGATAAATCGTCATTTAATCAAACCTTGGCTTGACCTCTTACTGGAGAGTAGCGTTATTACTCAAGTCAAAGGGCTTTCTCGCGATCAGCAATATCAAAAATTGCTGGAACAGACAGATCCTAACTCTGATTTTGAGCGTGTGGTTTTGCAAGAGATTTATCAACGGGGCTACAAATTACCCGATGCCGCACAGCAATTTATTCCAGAAGCAAACTGTAAGCCAGATTTTGTTTATGAGGAGGAGGCGATCGCTGTTTTTTGTGACGGTTCTGTTCATGATAGCCCCGATCAGCGCAAGCAAGATAAAATTGAGCGCGATAATCTTAGGTATAATACTGGCTATACTGTGCTGACATTACGTCATGATGAGGATTGGCAAACAAAATTGGATATTTTAGCGGGTCTATAA